The Gossypium hirsutum isolate 1008001.06 chromosome D07, Gossypium_hirsutum_v2.1, whole genome shotgun sequence genome includes the window ccaaaaattttaaggaggaaagaagaagaaaggtgaagagattcggccatgcatgtagctaggctaaggtatgtttgatgatgttccatgagatgcatgcatgttttagttgttagcttgagttctacttggcccatggtctaaatcttgctatgtgatggaattggcacttgaccatggatgcatcattcttggttggtgtttgatgttgtggtgatgaggcatgaggatgagttaagattcggcctaggtggaggttgtgttaatgccattgcatgcaaaatatgaagcttgttaatgatgcatgtgatgatggcttgatgattcttgaacctcctttttagcatttttgtgtgagcacatatgtgcattggttgctaaatggagaagaatcggctagcaagatgtgtgctaaggccgaatgtaactttgcatgttgatgagcaatgcatgtgttaaatcgatgaaaagggggaggatgctttactagtgtgtgtatatgtgtgtattaagtgttgagatcgaccccaaaaatagacatgcatattcggccaaggggaaagaaattagctaatatgttgtgttgatgcatgatttttgcatgtatgagactttaatgtctaatgtataaatatgggctaagtgccttgtgttcatctttttgatgcctaaatgatgaaatcaatttatttgtttgattaagatcaagagcaaaggggaaataaatccgataaagggaaggaaaaagtggttgaatagctagcggaatcgttcgacaacacccgaggtaagttcttgagtaagagagcttaaattacgatgtgattaaatcatgctctatgtgaggctattgagccgaatgtgcaaggatgatatgtgccttgtgtttgagtttcgcaaatgaaaatgaaatatgaatgtgccatgaattattgttagatgtgcatgattaattgaatgctgtccgggctaagtcccgaaggctttgtgctaagtgaatatatccggactaagatccgaaggcattcgtgcgagttattaaatccgggttaagtcccgaaggcattcgtgcgagttgttaaatccgggttaagtcccgaaggcattcgtgcgagttgttaaatccgggttatgtcccgaaggcattgtgtgagttactaaaaccgggctatgtcccgaaggcatttgaacgaggagctatatccggttaaatcccgaaggtacgtgatttggtaatgaatgagcttgctgtaaaattccagcgaatactcgaaaaacatcccaatatggggatatgttacgtatgtgttgaatttaatcgagcccttacaaataaatgttcgctcagttgataaacgagctaccggccttcggctaagttagtctattgtgtatgtacataagggttgttaatgttgtgaagcaagtttgatatcggtaaattgcgtattatgaaatattccatttagccaaatgtgtgttattctttgtttatgctggaattccttgctcaaacttactaagcataaattgcttactcgttacactgctcctctgttttatagatttttggttctccagctatcggactcgggatcttgaagtcgaagtcgcccacactatcaaaggctcttttgggtactattttggttgaatcttgatatggcatgtataggactacccattgttgtttttcgagtactttatgaaatgtataagtgtacagccatgcgaaaatggcttgtagaagtggagtatggcattagaccattcgtgtttatgaatgtatagatggtctcatgatgtaactatagttggaatggaagggttgagcaaatgatcagccactggaatggctaagtatgatcatatgtgggcttatgtatgacaaggccctagttggtccatgaaaccccaaaataggtaaggtttactttgaaaatagaggctgatagcagcagtggtgtggattggaaaaatcacaagaattcgtaggagtggaattaaatagtgaataaattatgtaatcgaaccttgatgaatctactttcatatggaagtaacgaaacaatcatatgaacagtacagtaagagatattcgggttcttgtggaacagggccagaacagtttctggattccctgttccgcctttggaaattcactataaattgaccagagataattaggggtcataccatatatgtatggattcctctctgagtctagtttccatagaaacaaacggcatcagtattgaagctctgtgcagagagatatccaagtcgtaatgggaaaaggtcagtgtagtcgacccctgtaacatgggagactttgactaataaactgtactaattggcccgaccaaaaattctagaaaaaaatacataggtggggacatgagtctagtttcagggaaaaatcacaaaactgattttcgagttgtgaaactcaagatatgatttttgaagcgactagtactcagactgggcagtgtctggaaaaatttttcaaagtttgttaacatctcgtgtccgactccggtgtcggtctcgggttcggggtgttacaacacatgGCCGTTTCgccaaaccgtgtgtcacacacggctgagtcacacacctgtgtctcaggctgtgtggacatgaaattggccaaattcaagccatttccaacactAATACATGCATCCACCTAAAGAATTTTAGTGCACATTATCAAAGcatcaaaaccttaccaaaacatacatataatgaCCAATTTAATCATCTCAAATcaaccaaccaatatgccaatcaaggcacctcaaatgcaaacatttaaacttacctaaacatgcatttCTTTGATCACATTTCCATCATCAAGCCTAATTCAACTTCGAACAAATCAAACCACAAATATGACCATTACTATTCCATTACAAAACATGCCATTAGAGCCATTCAAAACATACAACATAATATAGTCACAATGACACAAACTAACAAGGCATCAAATGTACCAACATAGTTAACTTACATAATGTATACTTACCAAATCACcttcaaaccattttaaaacataataacctaATTCAATTATTGAACTAAAACATGTCACAGGTAACCATTTTCAATCTATCATCAACATGCCAAGTGAATCATATCAACAAGCACTTTAAAGTAATCAACACCGCATAATTTGGTAAGGTGTCAAGATGTACCAAACCAATATAGCTCTCCAAAGCTTACTCATACCAAAACATCATTAACACATCAACTATAATACCATTACaatcgtcctatacatgccattataaaccgtAACCAAAGTACTCAAAAACTATCGATTTGTCCATTGGATAGTATGGTAGATCTCCGACGAACTTCCAACTGATTAAGCTTTTGATAgtctgtaaagtaaaggaaaataactacgtaagcaatgaatgcttagtaagctcttataaactttaaacataataatccatttcaataatgaactttataggataaatataaacctataccaatgccatAAAATGAGTAAGTCTCACAACATCACATGTACttttcattcataacataataggattttataagttatattacataatcatcaacctttttatAAGACTATGAACCATTACATTTACTTACCATTACACTCTAAATGCTTAGCATAAgtttaaacaacattatcaattcacGAGTTAGTGTACTTATCCATGATATAGGTAAATTCGTCCGTAGCATAAGTagatttctcacatataagtatatcatttaatttatcaatatatttttacatataacatcaTGTTACATATGAGATCATccataatatatgaaatttaccATCTATGAACATAACCTTTAATTCATTAACATTACCATATCATCATATTGCATCTCAATTACAAACTTACAGTTTCATTCCCTTTCTtacccatttcatttgcatagaACAaagcataagcataaacatcaatcataaccacaagcttggcacaagcctaaacatcatcatcattatAGAAGTTAGTGCATTTACACATAACTCTTTTAGGATCAACCACATGATAAGCCAATTCATGAGAAAATACATCATTTGAGTCATACAACCTTTTcatgaaaataaacatatttccatTGAAGTTTACgatttcaatccttttcattaATACATGATAtatttcatttgaacacttaccgttcctttccttttcattaaTACATGATAtatttcatttgaacacttaccgtttctttccttttcatgcccgttgaaccacttagaatatcatcagatactcgagaaagctcacatgaagtgtgcttaaacatataaccgtaacctttcctttacatcgttgctcacacgagctatgaaatagacttgctcacacgagttatgggttagaatgtaagctacatgatcttgctcacatgagctgtggagtatctgcaacaaacGTAGGatctcaaccatcggtaggacattcaagaccagcacccgaaacatgaaatctctaatgacatgtcatttgtatcctacgaattcctaaggttcaaccgggacttaatagccgtcaattcatcataacattggtgcatttataaaataattcaattgcattaaaatgaaattaaaaacattcaattcatataaaattaGAATGATTAtaatttatacgaacttacctggctaaattgcggCAATGACTAAGTATAtaggctatttggtaattttctctttttctcgattttccacttgttcttgatctaaattaataatttcattcaattcattaattcagACAGTAAAACCaaatcattttatgaaatttagtcctttttgacatttttacaaaattaccctcaacttttcatttttattctatttagtctctatgtcctaatcatgcaaataaaccaattttactaaaaaatcaTACCATCTGAATGTTAATATCTTCCATTAAAGCCTAAATTTGTAACAATTTCTCATCAAGTCCTTGAACTATTATTACtttagcaatttaatccctaaacatttaaatcattaaaaattacttaacaaaatacttataaataaaaaatactacttcaaattcatcattttagcatctaaaatcacaaatagtcatcaatgaaaacattcaaaatctttaacagtttcaaaaatgaaggtacgggctagttggacctaattgcaacgatataaaaaacataaaaattacgagaaaCGGGTTCAAAACGAACTTACATGCATGAATCGTTCAATTGCCAAACCTTGAATATATTTCCATAGAGTATTCGGTTTGTTTAAAGAAGAAGTGAAGAAGACAAATgataattttcatcttttattttaattttattacttatttttaattattctaacatttacacatgaataaaacaaaaatttaaagctcTCTTGCCATCCCACTAATTAAAAATGCTATATTTACCATATTAATCCTTCCACTTATaataattaatccatttaatcattcaaatctaatagtgatataattttacatcatttacgatgtagtcctttttaattaattaactatctaaacattaaaatttcttaacaaaactttaatacgaccttaataacactctataaatatttataaaaacatttacggctcagtttatagaaacgaggtcccgatacctcattttctaaaactatttgactttagggtcatactacatgaacctaattattcattcaaatagcataaatttccaattcaaaatttattttaatgcctaatttgactcgtaaatattaaataataatatttatgaacttacacgtcggatttgtggccccgaagCTACTATTTTCGACACCGCTGAAAAATGGGATATTACAATGGGTCCTTGTCTGAGGTGAGGGTCCATAGATCATAAGATTAAAGATTTCCTGCACCAAAATGATCAAATGAAAGCTCTGGTGCAGAACGGGGTCCAGAATAAGAGGGCTGGGCAACAGCCTCAGAGAGGTCAGAGTCATTCTAGAGCTGGTAATGTTGGGTAGGGATAGTGAGCACCGAGTGCCCTGGTTTATATGGCTAGGCGCAGAGAGGACCGTGATGCAACTAATGTCATCATAGGTACGTTTGTAATTAATTGTATTCATAACTTTGCTTTAATAGATATTGGGTCTACCCATTCGTATATTTCTTGTTTAATGGTTGATAAATTGGGTGTTGGGGTAGAGGAAACTGTTAGTGACCTAACTGTAGTTAGTCCTTTAGGGCAATCTGTCACTGTGAATAAAATATATGAAGGTTTCCATTGGAAGTACATAGGGAAGTGTTTTCGACAGATCTGATGGAGTTATTACCTTCGGGGAATTTGATTTAATCCTATGTATAGACTGGTTAGTGGAACACCAAGCAGTTTAGAGTGTGCTTCTAAGAGGGTCACTCTGAAGACATCTGCTGGTAAGGAGATTATGATGGTAAGTGAGCATAAAGATTACTTGTCTAATGTGATCTTCGTTATAGTGGCTGAAAAACTAGTTAAaaaaggttgtgaggcttatCTAGCTTACGTTTTAGATTCAAGTGCAAATGGGTCAGTTATGGATGGAATCCGAACTGTGAGGGAGTTTTTGGATTTTTTCCAAAAGAGTTGCCTGGAATACCTCTGGATTGGgaggttgagtttgggattgatcTATTGCCCAAGACTACTCTAGTGTCTATTGCTCCCTACCGCATGTCACCTAAAGAACTTAAGGAGCTTAAGGTTCAACTTCAACAACTTTTGGACCGTGGTTTCATAAGACCAAGTGTTTTACCTTCAGAATCTTCGGTCTTGTTCATCAAGAAGAACGATTGATCGATGAGGATTTGTATCGATTACCAACAACTGAATAAGTTgactgtaaagaacaagtatcccttaccTAGGATTAATGACTTGCTCGATCATTTTAGAGTTGTTACaatgttttctaagattgatttaaggcctgggtattatcagttgaaggtaaAGGAATCTTATGTGCCTAAGACtgcattcaggactcgatatggtcattatgagttcttaatgaTGCCCTTTGGTCTTATGAATGCTCCAACTACTTTCATGAACTTGATGAACATGGTATTTCAGCCTTATCTTGACCAATTTTTTGTTgcctttattgatgacatcttaatttattttaagtttgaatttgagCACGATGAATATTTGAGTATTGTTCTAGAAATCCTTCGTGAGATGAGGCTTTATGCTAagcttagtaagtgtgaattcttgCTTAAAGAAGTGGTGTTTTTAGGGCGTATGGTATCTGTTGAAGGTATTCGTGTTGATCTGAAAAAGATTGAGGCCATTTTAGATTGGAAGCAACCTAAGAATGTCTATGAGATTTAAATTTTTCTTGGATTAGTCGATTATTATTGGATGTTTGTACAAGGATTTTCTTTTATTACGGACCCTATGACCAAGCTATTGAGGATGAGTGCTCATTTTAAGTGGATCGAGGAGCAACAAGCcagttttgagaagcttaagtcCATGTTGACTCAAGCATCGGTTTTGATTTAGCCCAAGTCTGGAAATGATtatgtggtttatagtgatgcgtcccatACTGGTCTTGGTTGTGTGATGATGCAAGATGTTAAGGTACTGGCATATACATTGAGGCAACTTAAACCATATGAATTGTAACAGCTTGATTTTTattggtgtcgaaaacagtgctTTCGAGACCATAATTCCAATGAAATACtttgtgaatattatttaattagtataagTAGGAGGTCTCTAgagtcatattaaattttggttgaaaattttaattgtttggaTAGTTTAATAAGTAAAAAGGTCTACATTGTAAAAATTGCAAAGGTTGAGAAGTTAAATTAAAAGGGTTAAAAGGATAATTAAACCATGAAATTTAGCATggttaattaagaaattaattatgaaagttataataattacaaaaaaacctagctatataaaacaaaattaaaaaatttaaaagatggaATTGGATGAATTAACTCATCTTCTTCACGATAAAGGTGAGAACTTTAGGGTTTTAGCTTTCAAGCGTTGATGCTTCAATTTGTAAGTGAATTCtagctcgtttttagtaattttaatatttttgtgttCTTATTAGCTTGATCTAGCTAACTCGATGatcaatttgtgaaactgttaaatgttataaattttttcatTGATGAGTTGAGTTATTCTTTGAAGTTTATGATGGAAATATGAAACCTTATTGTTTGGGtaaactattttgtaaagtgattttgagtgattttaatgtttagggactaaattgattcaaatgataaATTGCTTGTACTTGAGGTGAAATTATTGCAAATAGGAGCTGATAAGAAGATAGGGAACAATCGGTTAACATGGGTATTAGGGaaaaatggataatttgcatgATTAGggcctaaggatgaaattgaataaaaatgaaagattGAGAGGTAAATATGTAAATTTACCAAAAGGGACTCAAATGTATGAAATAGACCAAATTATGTTGTTATTCTAATTAAtgggatgaaattgtcatttttagatcaagaacgtgCCGATAATCGTGGAAGAGGGAAAATCACGGAGTAGTCCTTGTACTTCGGAATCTTCTGCAAAAtagtctggtaagttcgtatgtttaattaTACTCCTAAATGCATACATTCTTATTAACATGTTGCTAATGAATTTCATTTCACATACTAGAAGTACGCTTTATCGAGCCAAATCTTGTTGTTATACTAAATGAAGCTAAATCGAGCAAATCATACCGTTATACTGAATAGAGCTTAACTTAGTAAATCTTACTATTTTACTGGTTGATATTTAAATTGAACAAATTCTACTGTTATACTGAGTGAAGCGCAAATGAGTAGAAATCTACGGATATACTGATGAAAAGTTCAATCAAGCAATGTTCATTTAGTATACTAAACTACTAAATTGATTGTGATTACTGCTATAAACTACGTATAATGGAAATCTCTATGCTTAAGTTGATTAAATCTATGTTAGATTGAAAAGGTTATGAATTTctaaacgaacttactaagcttcatttgAGCTTACTTTTAAATTTGTTCATTTTGTAGATCACATTTTGAAGGCTAAAAAGATTTCTCGgttttggtatatggcatgtactagGATCCTATGTAGATTTAATTTCTCAgttttggtatatggcatgtactagGATCCTATGTATTGTTATGTCAAATGCCTAGTTTTTGAGTAAATGCTGTGACATGTTGTGCACTTGACCAACTTGTGATTTCCTACTTGTTACATAAATATGTTTGATAGGTcatggtatgaaatggtatgCTCTAGGTTACCTTAATGCTTGTAACGAAATGGATGTATGTTTAAAGAGATAATTGTGTTGTGATTACAAGTTGATAATGGgtatatgattatgtttgagAATGTTTGAAGTTGAATCGCGCCTTCTATATGTGTATTTGAAAGTGTGTAGGTACAAATGCCATAAGGGAGTGAAGTTAAGCAAGAAATGGGTAAATTTGGGCTTACATAGCTTGAAACGTGGGCGTGTGATTCGGCCATATAAGGCATAGGGCCttgcgacatggccgtgtaacatctAATGGTCtttagttacacggcctaacacacagcctgacacacgagTATGTGGGGCAACTTCGAGAGTTATACGacctggtacacgggcgtgtgacacggccgtctaaccctactcagagagttacacgggtgagagCATGGGCTTGGACACAttcgtgtgtccctagttcaaaggttacagcgcttgagacacgggtgtgtctctcagccgtgtgtcccatgttttcaaattttactattttttcccAAATCTATCTAAATTGATTCAAAttggtcccaaattgtttctaagcTATTTTTGGGGACTTGAGGGGTCGATTTAAGGACAATATGCATGCGTATGAATGTTATATGTTGTgattataatattgaatgatataatgtcCAAATGTTACTAATTTTTttgtaatactttgtaaccctaatccagtgagATTAATGTTAGGGGAGTTACATGCATGCAATTACCCGACTCATGACCTTGAGTTGGCAGCTGTGGTTTTTacactgaaaatttggagactttatctgtatggtgagaagtgtatcatttacacgaaTCATAAGAGTATTAAGTATCTTCTCTCCTAAAAAGAGTTGAACTTAAGGTAGCGGAGATAGATAGAGTTGCTTAAGAattatgattgtaccattgagtaccatccggGGAAAGCTAATGTTGTGGCTGATGCACTGAGTAGAAGGTTGATGattgatctgagagcaatgttcgcTAAGCTAAGTTTGTATGAGGATGGAGGCTTACTCGTAGAGTTGCAAGTAAAGCTTACGTTAGTTGACGAGATTAAGATGAAACAACCTTTGGATATGTCTCTTTTGCCTTAGATTAAGCAGATTGATGAGGGTAGGACTACAGATTTTGGGTTCAATTTTGATGGTGTATTGTGTTTTTGTGGGAGGTATTGTGTGCCAGATGACAAGGATCTGAGATAGTCTATCCTTCGAGAAGCGTATAGTAACCCTTACACTATACATCCTAGAGGGAATAAGAAGTACCGTGATCTGTGAGAACTTTATTGGTGGTCAGGTTTGAAGCGTGAGGAAACAAATTATGTGGCTAAATGTTTAATGTGTCAGCAACTGAAAGCTGAGCATAGTTCCCTTCTGCCTTATTACAGCCTATGAAGATCCTTCAGTGGATATGAGAGCCAGTGACTATGGATTTCATTAGTGTGTTACTTTTAGCATCTACTAATAAAGACTCAGTCTAAGTGATTGTGGAGAGACTGACTAAATGACCTCACTTCCTACAGGTTTGTACGGATTATTCTCTGCAGAAGTTGGTGAggttgtacatttctgagatagtgagactgcatgggttACCAATATTGATTATTTTAGATCGGGATCCTCGTTTTACAtgtcgattttggaagaagctgcatgagGCATTTGGTACTCGACTATAATTTAGTATGAGTTTTCATCCATAGTTTGATGGACATTTTGAGCGAGTTATTCACATCATTGAGGAAATGCTGTGGAGTTGTGTAATCGATTTTCATGGTAGTTGGAAGGAGCATTTTTCGTTAGCaaagtttgcctataataacaaCTTTCAGTAAAGCATTCAAATGATACCTTACAAAGCACTATATGTTCAAAAGTGTCGGACACCTTTGTGTTGGATTGAGTTATGTAAGAAGAAAATGTTGGGCTCATAATTGATTCAAGATACCGAGGGTATTGTTAAGCTAATCCAAGATAGATTGAAAGTGACATCAAAACCAAAGAAGtactatgcagatttgaagagaaatgACATAGAGTTCAGTGTCAGGGATATGGTATTTCTGAAAGTTTCAAaatggaagaaggttttgagatttggtcaaaAATGGAAGCCCAGCCCAAGGATCTTGAGAGGATTGGACCGATGGCTTATTAGTTAGATTTACCTTCGGAGCTAGATGTATCCATGATATATTTTATGTCTCTGTGTTGAGGTGATATCGATCTAACCCATCTTATGTGGTTCTAAGTGAGGATAAAAGTGATACCATATTTATCTTTTGAGGAGGAACCAGTTTAGATCTTAGAGTGTGAGGTTAAGGTATTAAGAAAAAAGTGGATTCTActagtaaaagtgttgtggcaaaattATGGCGTTGACGAGGCTACATGGAAGTCGGAGGACTTGATTTGTCAACAGTATCCCTATCTGTtcgatcaggtaaattttgacgaaaaaatttgttttaaggagggtagagttgtcttgccccatttttatttagttaatgttaGTTTATGAACAAGTTCGTGTGCTAGCATAGTGATTAAGAACAAGTGAAGCTACCTTAGTGACTTAAGTTTGAGTCCCCATTCTTgcactttatttttaattttggcacCTCATTAGTCAAGCTCTTTACCGCCCAAAACACTTGCCTTTTGTGCAAGATTCTTTCCTCCCttcctttttactttctttttcacACCTCTTGTTCCccttatttccttttattttccttatttcacTCCCATCCATTTTTCCTCCCATTGACTTGCTTTTTTTGCCCCTACCACcatagaattattattttttcatttttcttctcatctttctttttctctcatattttctcttttccaccACCTTGAACCACAACTTCTATTTCATTTTGCCACCACACCTCCACCATTAGTCACCAT containing:
- the LOC107956198 gene encoding uncharacterized protein yields the protein MKALVQNGVQNKRAGQQPQRGQSHSRADIGSTHSYISCLMVDKLGVGVEETVSDLTVVSPLGQSVTVNKIYEGFHWKLVSGTPSSLECASKRVTLKTSAGKEIMMCKWVSYGWNPNCEGVFGFFPKELPGIPLDWEVEFGIDLLPKTTLVSIAPYRMSPKELKELKVQLQQLLDRGFIRPSVLPSESSVLFIKKND